ATTCCGCTTGGCGAAAGGGCTTTCCAGGGCATTCTCCCGTGATCTTGACGGTGGCCTTGCCCTGGAGCAGGAGATTCCACCTTCCACCGGTGAGAGGTTCGGCTCGCACCACTTCTGCCAGACAGCCAACATCGAAAATGGGTGCGGTTTCGCCGAGCGTACCGGGTTCGGGGGTCTGCCTCATGAGGGTGAGGATCAAGTGATGGTGAGAATTGAGAACTTCGACCGTCATCTCCTGGTACCGGGGCTCGAAGATGTAGACCGGTAGGAAGGTCTGCGGGAACAGTACCACCGAGGGCAGGGGGAATAGGGGGAGAATGGCTGGTAGCATGAACACCTTACGCCACCGCATCGGAGTCGGAACTGTGAAGGATGAGAACCAGGTCAGTCCGGCAGGAGAAGCCGGAAACGCCGTATTGGACGCGGCCAGTGCGGGCCTAGATCACCTTCGCAGGACATGGGATCCGAAAAAAACCGAGGGCTGGGTCAACATGGTGGTGGACCGCAGCGGACGGGTCATCCTCACTGGCATGGGCAAGTCGGGACTGGTGGCCCAGAAGATTGCCGCAACCCTGGCCTCCACT
This sequence is a window from Geothrix sp. PMB-07. Protein-coding genes within it:
- a CDS encoding LON peptidase substrate-binding domain-containing protein, which encodes MLPAILPLFPLPSVVLFPQTFLPVYIFEPRYQEMTVEVLNSHHHLILTLMRQTPEPGTLGETAPIFDVGCLAEVVRAEPLTGGRWNLLLQGKATVKITGECPGKPFRQAEYQELPFDSAMLWPGPHRRRLMESLDAFAASEGIEAQLKELLDLPLEDTDRLNTLAMALDFEPTERQFLLESPDLPTLADRMLQLLDFAVGGRSL